A single Haloglycomyces albus DSM 45210 DNA region contains:
- a CDS encoding glycine betaine ABC transporter substrate-binding protein, translating to MVLSLLLAFTFGSLSTYLYLDDEPREYAAVAGVDAETESDDEEESGDFPDDHRLPSPQGTNTTIRVITDPPESFFDGPTAEYWTSALKRSGWNVELVEIDSLDSDAVDTAFRNGTADVHLSAIFPSRVRSSIEDVRYDDYGAWNENVGIHIALPDEMEGTVDSLRDLQGKAEEFGETLLVPQSWEAEGEHFIEEVFPYYDIEGFDMEVLDDTEVAIEFQSMREDGETPLALVIIPLLSTMMSHSIMASDPDDQGSYGSNMRILSRDGFKLDHPELAEAFASFSMDTTHLLEMQSTAADFSDLSVNSRNLSEWIMDNPIGDFLDDEPREITSGGIGDTEEGDAEED from the coding sequence GTGGTTCTGAGTCTGCTGCTTGCCTTTACGTTCGGTTCGCTCTCCACTTACCTGTATCTCGACGACGAACCACGCGAGTACGCCGCCGTCGCCGGCGTCGATGCCGAGACGGAGAGCGACGACGAGGAAGAGAGCGGCGACTTTCCCGACGACCACCGTCTGCCGAGTCCGCAAGGGACGAACACGACCATCCGTGTGATCACCGATCCACCCGAATCGTTCTTCGACGGCCCTACGGCGGAGTACTGGACCAGTGCTCTCAAACGGAGCGGCTGGAACGTCGAGTTGGTCGAGATCGACTCCCTTGATTCGGATGCGGTTGACACCGCATTTCGCAATGGTACGGCCGATGTGCATCTCAGCGCCATCTTCCCCAGTCGAGTACGCAGCTCAATCGAGGACGTTCGTTATGACGACTACGGGGCCTGGAACGAGAATGTCGGAATCCACATCGCTCTACCCGATGAGATGGAAGGTACGGTGGACTCACTGCGTGACCTGCAAGGAAAGGCCGAGGAGTTCGGCGAAACCCTCCTGGTTCCGCAATCCTGGGAGGCGGAAGGGGAACACTTTATCGAAGAGGTTTTCCCCTACTACGACATTGAGGGATTCGACATGGAGGTATTGGACGACACCGAGGTGGCCATCGAGTTTCAGTCCATGCGTGAGGACGGCGAGACTCCGCTGGCCTTGGTGATCATACCGTTGTTGTCCACGATGATGTCCCATTCCATCATGGCCAGTGACCCCGACGATCAGGGGTCGTACGGTTCCAACATGCGTATTCTGTCCAGGGACGGGTTCAAGTTGGATCACCCGGAGCTCGCCGAGGCCTTCGCGTCGTTCAGTATGGACACCACGCATCTGCTGGAGATGCAGAGTACCGCGGCCGACTTCTCCGATCTGTCGGTGAATTCCCGCAATCTCTCCGAGTGGATCATGGACAATCCGATCGGAGATTTCCTGGACGACGAACCACGGGAGATCACCTCCGGTGGAATCGGTGACACTGAAGAGGGCGACGCCGAGGAAGACTAG
- a CDS encoding alpha/beta hydrolase, with protein MSVIRSSSRLPAKREAITLTTADGFDLVGELALPADSEPEATLILLHPLPTHGGMMDSHVYRKAAWRLPALANIAVLRFNTRGTESQQGKSEGEFDDAVAERFDVAAAVEFAEFRDLPNVWIVGWSFGTDLALKYGREPGVEGVILLSPPLRYTTEDELRAWAEEDRSVVALIPEHDDYLQPPEAKERFAAVPHAEVVPVDNGKHLWVGQAETVLDEIVARVAPRRSPLPTTWDGPMEKGDTSAYKNQTVAAYGGFLPKPE; from the coding sequence GTGTCTGTTATACGTTCTTCGAGTCGATTGCCCGCCAAACGCGAGGCCATCACCCTGACCACGGCGGACGGTTTCGATCTGGTCGGAGAGTTGGCTCTACCGGCCGACTCCGAACCCGAAGCCACCCTTATTCTGCTGCATCCCCTGCCCACCCACGGCGGGATGATGGATTCGCACGTCTACCGTAAGGCCGCGTGGCGTCTACCGGCCTTGGCCAATATCGCGGTACTGCGCTTCAACACACGCGGCACGGAATCTCAGCAGGGTAAAAGCGAGGGCGAATTCGACGACGCCGTCGCCGAGCGCTTCGACGTCGCCGCGGCCGTTGAATTCGCCGAATTCCGCGATCTACCGAACGTGTGGATCGTGGGTTGGTCCTTCGGTACCGATCTGGCTCTGAAATACGGCCGCGAGCCCGGAGTCGAAGGCGTCATTCTCCTGTCTCCTCCCCTGCGATACACCACGGAGGACGAACTGCGAGCGTGGGCCGAGGAAGACCGCTCGGTCGTGGCGCTGATTCCCGAGCACGACGACTATCTGCAGCCGCCGGAGGCGAAGGAACGGTTCGCCGCCGTTCCGCATGCCGAGGTCGTTCCGGTGGACAACGGTAAACATCTCTGGGTCGGTCAGGCTGAGACGGTGCTGGACGAGATCGTGGCGCGAGTGGCACCACGTCGTTCACCGCTGCCGACAACCTGGGACGGTCCCATGGAAAAAGGCGATACCTCCGCCTATAAGAACCAGACCGTCGCCGCCTACGGCGGCTTTCTCCCCAAACCGGAATAA
- a CDS encoding uracil-DNA glycosylase gives MPKDLTELLDPGWAKALEPVRDQIADMGEFLRSEVESGRQYLPAGEHILRAFQQPFDDVKVIIVGQDPYPTPGHAIGLSFAVAADVRPLPRSLVNIFNEYRDDLGHPLPANGDLSPWATEGVLLLNRSLTVAPGQAASHRGKGWEAITEQAIRALAARDKPAVAVLWGRDARNLAPMLKPIPAIESPHPSPLSARSGFFGSKPFSRANELLKEQGAEPVHWELPPLAE, from the coding sequence ATGCCTAAAGATCTCACCGAACTACTCGATCCGGGTTGGGCCAAAGCACTCGAGCCCGTTCGAGATCAGATCGCCGACATGGGCGAATTCCTCCGGTCCGAAGTCGAATCCGGACGTCAGTACCTCCCGGCAGGCGAACATATTCTGCGTGCGTTCCAGCAACCGTTCGACGACGTCAAGGTCATCATCGTGGGGCAAGACCCCTACCCCACACCCGGCCATGCCATCGGGCTGTCCTTTGCCGTAGCCGCCGACGTGCGTCCACTACCGCGCAGCCTGGTCAACATCTTCAACGAGTACCGCGACGACCTCGGCCACCCGCTCCCCGCCAACGGCGACCTCAGTCCGTGGGCCACCGAAGGCGTACTGCTTCTCAACCGGTCGCTCACCGTGGCACCGGGTCAGGCCGCATCGCATCGCGGCAAGGGCTGGGAGGCGATCACTGAACAGGCCATCCGGGCCTTGGCCGCTCGGGATAAACCGGCGGTGGCCGTTCTGTGGGGTCGGGACGCCCGTAATCTGGCGCCCATGCTGAAGCCGATTCCCGCGATCGAGTCGCCGCACCCGTCTCCTCTGAGCGCACGGAGCGGATTCTTCGGTTCCAAGCCGTTTTCCCGCGCCAATGAACTGCTGAAAGAGCAGGGGGCGGAGCCAGTTCACTGGGAGCTGCCGCCACTGGCGGAGTAA
- the ilvA gene encoding threonine ammonia-lyase — protein MSETVNVAEIRSAADLVSAIVRHTPLEPARDPGVSNVFLKCENVQRAGSFKIRGAYNRIANLSAEQKKRGVVAASAGNHAQGVALAAEKLGTKATVFMPEAAPLPKVAATKGYGAEVVLTGHSVDEALVSAHRFASETGAELIHPFDHPDIVAGQGTCGLEILHDLPDVQTIVVSLGGGGLLAGIAIAAKAMKPDVKIVGVQASEAAAWPESLKAGQPTPVGDMHTIADGIAVGRPGAVPFEYVSQYVDEVITVSEEDITRALLSLLERNKLVVEPAGATAYAAIHSGAIDPLGPTAAVLSGGNIDPLLLMRLIEHGLSATGRFLRINVRCPDRPGNLGHILQVIGEHGGNVVDVAHMRSDPSLGIGEVSIDISIETRGPDHARDVADTLRAHDYHVSHA, from the coding sequence GTGAGTGAAACCGTAAACGTCGCCGAGATCCGCAGCGCCGCGGATCTCGTAAGCGCCATCGTTCGACACACGCCCTTGGAACCGGCCCGGGACCCGGGCGTGTCCAATGTCTTTCTGAAATGCGAAAACGTTCAGAGAGCGGGGTCCTTCAAGATCAGAGGGGCCTATAACCGCATTGCGAACCTCAGCGCTGAACAGAAGAAACGAGGAGTCGTCGCCGCGTCCGCCGGTAACCACGCCCAGGGAGTGGCGCTGGCGGCGGAGAAGCTGGGCACCAAGGCGACCGTATTCATGCCCGAGGCGGCACCGCTTCCGAAGGTAGCGGCGACCAAGGGGTACGGCGCCGAGGTCGTCCTGACCGGACACTCGGTCGACGAGGCACTCGTCTCCGCCCATCGTTTCGCCTCCGAAACCGGTGCCGAACTGATCCACCCCTTTGACCACCCCGATATCGTGGCCGGTCAGGGTACGTGCGGCCTGGAAATTCTCCATGACCTCCCGGATGTGCAGACCATCGTCGTGTCGCTCGGCGGCGGCGGTCTACTGGCGGGGATCGCCATCGCCGCCAAGGCCATGAAGCCGGACGTGAAGATTGTGGGGGTCCAGGCCTCCGAGGCGGCCGCATGGCCCGAAAGCCTCAAAGCGGGACAACCCACTCCGGTCGGTGACATGCACACCATCGCCGACGGAATCGCCGTGGGACGCCCTGGAGCCGTCCCCTTCGAATACGTCAGTCAATACGTCGACGAGGTCATCACCGTCAGCGAGGAGGACATCACCCGTGCTCTTCTGTCGCTGTTGGAACGCAACAAGCTCGTTGTGGAACCGGCCGGAGCGACCGCCTACGCCGCCATACACAGTGGAGCGATTGATCCGCTGGGACCAACTGCGGCCGTACTGTCCGGCGGAAACATCGACCCACTGCTGCTGATGCGTCTGATCGAACACGGCCTCAGCGCCACCGGGCGCTTTTTGCGCATCAACGTACGCTGCCCCGACCGCCCCGGAAACCTCGGTCATATCCTCCAAGTCATCGGGGAACACGGTGGGAACGTCGTCGACGTCGCCCATATGCGCAGTGATCCGAGCTTGGGAATCGGCGAGGTCTCCATCGACATCTCCATCGAAACCCGGGGCCCCGACCACGCCCGGGACGTCGCCGACACCCTCCGAGCGCACGACTATCACGTCAGTCACGCATAA
- the greA gene encoding transcription elongation factor GreA, whose translation MTTTDANKATWLTQDAYDRLKNELDELIANRPVMAAEINERREEGDLRENGGYHAAKEEQGKQEGRIRQLEDLLRNAKVGEISTTDEVAIGSVITIAFDGDPDDTERFLLGSREIGATTDIDVYSAESDLGSALVGHKVNDTVTYQAPNGAELSVKILNIEPFEG comes from the coding sequence ATGACGACGACCGACGCCAACAAAGCCACCTGGCTGACCCAGGACGCCTACGACCGGCTGAAGAACGAGCTTGACGAACTCATTGCCAACCGTCCCGTTATGGCCGCCGAGATCAACGAACGTCGAGAAGAGGGCGATCTGCGGGAAAACGGCGGTTACCACGCGGCGAAGGAAGAGCAGGGCAAACAAGAAGGCCGAATTCGTCAACTCGAAGACCTGTTGCGCAACGCCAAGGTCGGCGAAATATCCACCACCGACGAAGTCGCCATTGGTTCCGTCATCACCATCGCCTTCGACGGCGACCCCGACGACACCGAACGGTTCCTGCTGGGGTCCCGCGAAATCGGAGCGACCACCGATATCGACGTCTACAGCGCCGAATCCGACCTGGGATCCGCACTGGTGGGACACAAGGTCAATGACACCGTCACCTACCAGGCCCCCAACGGCGCCGAGCTGTCGGTCAAAATTTTGAACATCGAACCTTTCGAAGGATAA
- a CDS encoding DUF4307 domain-containing protein: protein MTATSERRRDSAPSFPPGRYGRRREPRKSRKWIAVGLTGAVVAIGIVVALRMEYLYGSEYSADVLAFSSEEGYVEVTFVVNKPAGEGATCRVRSRDVAGAEIGHAEVEIPASEARRTQVTYKLTVEGTPNTGEVQRCWPTELTLLVKAAAGHFDSAALFIRILSGR from the coding sequence ATGACTGCTACATCCGAACGGCGAAGGGATTCTGCGCCATCCTTTCCGCCCGGACGGTACGGACGTCGCCGCGAGCCCCGAAAGTCGCGCAAGTGGATCGCCGTCGGCCTTACCGGTGCAGTCGTGGCCATTGGAATTGTGGTGGCCCTTCGGATGGAATACCTGTATGGTTCGGAATACAGCGCCGATGTTTTGGCGTTCAGCAGTGAGGAAGGATACGTCGAGGTGACGTTTGTGGTTAATAAACCAGCAGGTGAAGGCGCTACCTGCCGGGTGAGATCCCGAGATGTGGCCGGTGCGGAAATCGGTCATGCCGAGGTTGAGATCCCCGCGTCAGAAGCCCGACGCACTCAGGTGACCTACAAACTGACCGTTGAGGGAACACCCAATACCGGCGAAGTCCAACGATGTTGGCCGACGGAATTAACGTTACTTGTTAAAGCCGCCGCCGGTCATTTCGACTCGGCGGCTTTATTTATACGTATCTTAAGTGGGAGGTAA
- the mca gene encoding mycothiol conjugate amidase Mca — protein MPEKLKAMFVHAHPDDESSKGAATMARYVDEGIEVLVVTCTGGERGSVLNEKMDRPEVWENITSIRAAEMATAREVLGVRQSWLGFTDSGLPEGWTRDSDVELPEDSFYRVPTDKAAAPLVELIRDFKPQVMVTYDEDGGYPHPDHIKTHEISVAAFEAAGDPEAYPDRGEPWQPSKLYYDVAFTVDKLRALHNAMLDAGLESPYANWIERRSKMPDKSARITTKVECAQHFAVRDEALKAHATQVDPDGFWFAVPLDLQQKTWPWETYQLVKSTVETDQPENDLFAGLR, from the coding sequence ATGCCTGAAAAGCTCAAAGCCATGTTCGTCCACGCCCATCCCGACGACGAATCCTCCAAGGGGGCCGCCACCATGGCGCGTTACGTCGATGAGGGCATTGAGGTGCTTGTCGTCACCTGTACGGGAGGCGAACGCGGCTCGGTCTTGAACGAGAAAATGGATCGTCCCGAGGTTTGGGAGAACATCACCTCCATCCGAGCGGCGGAAATGGCGACGGCACGGGAGGTTCTCGGTGTGCGGCAGTCGTGGCTCGGCTTTACCGACTCCGGTTTGCCGGAGGGCTGGACCAGGGATTCCGATGTAGAACTCCCGGAGGACTCCTTCTATCGGGTTCCCACCGACAAGGCCGCCGCTCCGCTCGTAGAGCTCATCCGTGACTTCAAGCCGCAGGTCATGGTGACCTACGACGAAGACGGCGGGTATCCGCACCCCGACCACATCAAAACCCATGAAATCAGTGTGGCGGCGTTCGAGGCCGCCGGTGATCCGGAGGCCTACCCCGACCGTGGAGAGCCCTGGCAGCCGTCCAAGCTCTACTACGACGTGGCCTTCACCGTCGACAAGCTGCGAGCCTTGCACAATGCCATGCTGGATGCGGGCCTGGAGTCTCCGTACGCCAACTGGATCGAACGCCGTTCCAAGATGCCCGACAAGAGCGCCCGCATCACCACCAAAGTCGAGTGCGCGCAACATTTTGCGGTGCGCGACGAGGCGCTCAAAGCACACGCCACCCAGGTCGATCCCGACGGCTTCTGGTTCGCGGTACCGCTGGACCTGCAGCAGAAGACGTGGCCGTGGGAGACTTATCAGCTTGTGAAGTCGACCGTGGAAACCGATCAACCGGAAAACGACCTGTTCGCCGGCTTGCGCTAG
- a CDS encoding YqgE/AlgH family protein, which yields MITNTNSTRPVIRDSYVGSLLVATPIVKDPNFDRTVVMAVGQEDDGVLGLVLNRATELPVMEVLGDWGELAGDPAVMFEGGPVQPDAAIALGWRKESAPSSTVFRPVTGRLGTLDLSQGPEYFHDQLDGMRVFAGYAGWETGQLQAEINAGAWMVFDALPTDPFFGAPDDLWSTIWKRQGGMLAAMANYPPEAEYN from the coding sequence ATGATCACCAACACCAACAGTACCCGCCCCGTCATTCGCGACTCCTACGTCGGTTCGCTCCTCGTCGCGACTCCCATCGTCAAGGACCCGAACTTCGATCGAACCGTTGTGATGGCCGTAGGGCAGGAGGACGACGGGGTGCTCGGGTTGGTGCTCAACCGGGCGACCGAACTACCGGTCATGGAGGTTCTCGGAGATTGGGGCGAATTGGCAGGTGACCCTGCCGTCATGTTCGAAGGCGGTCCCGTGCAACCCGACGCCGCGATCGCCCTGGGGTGGCGCAAGGAGTCCGCGCCCAGTTCGACGGTGTTTCGCCCCGTCACCGGGCGTTTGGGGACGCTCGATCTGTCACAGGGCCCGGAGTACTTCCACGATCAGCTGGACGGAATGCGGGTCTTCGCCGGATACGCGGGGTGGGAGACCGGGCAGCTGCAGGCAGAGATCAATGCGGGCGCTTGGATGGTGTTCGACGCACTTCCCACCGATCCGTTCTTCGGTGCGCCCGACGATCTTTGGTCGACAATATGGAAACGCCAAGGCGGTATGTTGGCGGCCATGGCCAACTATCCGCCGGAAGCCGAGTACAACTAG
- a CDS encoding DUF2269 family protein, with protein MNTLLVIIHILAVVVVVGPAMLLPFTAIPALHAHDAERVSLAGRRTLLFNGLTLVAAVLGILAALTADENVFAEVWMVISATLYVLALINGLVLLPPLMANAASALADGAADLDVEKIERRSGRLAGFAWANIALYSAVIILMTWQP; from the coding sequence ATGAATACACTATTGGTGATCATTCACATACTTGCGGTCGTGGTAGTGGTAGGACCGGCGATGCTCTTGCCGTTCACCGCCATTCCCGCCCTGCACGCCCATGACGCTGAGCGCGTGTCCCTGGCCGGTCGCCGCACTCTGCTTTTCAATGGATTGACACTGGTAGCGGCGGTGCTAGGTATCTTGGCAGCCTTGACCGCCGATGAGAACGTCTTCGCCGAGGTATGGATGGTCATCTCGGCCACTCTCTATGTTTTGGCGCTCATCAACGGGTTGGTGCTTCTTCCACCGCTGATGGCCAATGCTGCCAGCGCCTTGGCTGACGGCGCGGCGGATCTGGACGTGGAGAAGATCGAACGCAGAAGCGGACGTCTGGCCGGATTCGCCTGGGCCAACATCGCCCTGTACAGCGCCGTCATCATCCTCATGACATGGCAGCCGTAA
- a CDS encoding endonuclease/exonuclease/phosphatase family protein, whose product MQIDSETTSDPVEPTRRQRIVRLLCWAASVGAGIFLFLRLFGLEFGYPLIGLIAYTPWVAAALLIVAVGQLLLRARLPALCSAIAGVVLLSLLVPRMVPSDQREVTGAEVTIMSVNAYVGSADMDAVFTLVERHQPDVLCVQELTNEVHRVVNTRDDWDFEHGFVAPNDTNAAGAGCYSQLSATETNAFDGDSLFHQNEFEVRIDDDVAFRFANIHTAAPVSSERVSMWRDDFAGIPRPEGDVPWILAGDFNATVDHGVLRGLLDDGYQDAASLMGDGLTATWRMPGYFDGNLRAPGLVLDHVLVDESIRVEDFQVLNDVGSDHRPILATLTVPST is encoded by the coding sequence ATGCAAATCGATTCGGAGACAACATCGGACCCGGTGGAACCCACCAGACGACAACGTATCGTTCGCCTCCTCTGCTGGGCGGCGTCAGTCGGGGCCGGGATCTTTCTGTTCCTGCGTTTGTTCGGTCTCGAGTTCGGATACCCACTGATCGGGCTCATTGCCTACACGCCATGGGTTGCGGCCGCCCTCTTGATAGTGGCCGTGGGGCAGTTGCTGCTTCGGGCACGTCTTCCCGCTCTCTGCAGTGCGATCGCGGGCGTGGTGCTGCTGTCGCTTCTTGTCCCTCGTATGGTGCCCAGCGACCAGCGCGAGGTCACGGGTGCCGAAGTGACGATTATGAGCGTCAACGCCTATGTGGGTTCGGCCGACATGGACGCCGTGTTTACGCTCGTGGAGCGGCATCAACCCGATGTTCTGTGCGTTCAAGAGCTCACCAACGAGGTTCACCGAGTGGTCAACACCCGAGACGATTGGGACTTCGAGCACGGCTTCGTCGCCCCCAACGACACCAACGCGGCGGGAGCGGGCTGTTATTCACAGTTGAGCGCGACGGAGACGAACGCCTTCGACGGCGACAGCCTGTTCCATCAGAACGAGTTCGAAGTACGGATCGACGACGACGTGGCCTTCCGGTTCGCCAATATTCATACGGCCGCCCCGGTCAGCTCCGAGCGAGTGAGTATGTGGCGTGACGATTTCGCGGGTATTCCCCGTCCCGAGGGCGACGTGCCGTGGATTCTTGCGGGAGATTTCAACGCCACCGTAGACCACGGAGTCCTTCGCGGGCTTCTCGACGACGGATACCAGGACGCGGCCTCGCTCATGGGTGATGGGCTCACCGCGACCTGGCGAATGCCCGGGTATTTTGACGGCAACCTGCGTGCTCCGGGGCTGGTTTTGGACCATGTCCTTGTCGACGAATCGATACGGGTGGAGGACTTCCAAGTATTGAACGACGTCGGTTCGGATCACCGACCGATCCTGGCAACGCTGACCGTGCCGTCTACATGA
- a CDS encoding glycosyltransferase, which translates to MSIEPGYHQFHPSQLLHDYVAAFRRGHKLTRLGSTAIRHRSLDARELLEYYATGQTGLVADLKAAHYGDKRRKRMLRSCKLLIEPALELARVLVAQQIEDDDLNIGSDLFELVLSRYGPRSIPSRYQTLHCEVANFQADYQRLHDLLKTYQGVHSSAKTVLKMNLLHPIVQKTDDWSDWTHSFAKIMPATTYNLDLTVEGENLDRLTAEPRSDINSDELITVIVTCYQPNRQLLTSVRSILRQSWTRLEVLLIDDGSGNEYDGILNECADLDTRVRLIRQAENRGTYAARNLGLDKAQGTYVTFQDSDDWSHPERIAVQVSQLKKSDNLKLIAVYALKLQGNLLYKRLERPKRDSCFPSMMFRKSEIQSDIGYFHELRKSADGEFIRRIEAYYGDGSVRFDSNNCLVIMRQGDGSLSRSDFGPGGWIHPAREAYRFSYSSWHSRISNNDDSPYLPRGKEPEQVRATSYLRSNRGAEKGATPKYDYVWAGEWRYLGGPAKSMLEEIRTLAESGKRLGIMQLDAYRFASLHVKPLCKEIQRLIDDGTVERVLPAEEAQIRTLVVRYPPVLQFQRSRPCNVTADRVFLLANQPPRELDGSDLRYVGRHCADNAKRMFGTEAVWVPQGPMTRQALLDDGTIPSDRIADIDLPSILNISEWYLPRSRFRNDIPVIGRHSRDNHTKWPGTKEQLLNVYPDSPEFDIRSMGGTKSARRVLERDTIPANWVSFEYDEMAIQSFLYQLDFWVYFHHDIRIESFGRAILEAITSGCLVILPPHFEPTFGDAAVYCVEEDVIPTVREIYSDFNRYRELTERAIEHVRNTFSHESHVERLELLEKKY; encoded by the coding sequence GTGTCAATTGAGCCCGGATACCATCAATTTCACCCCTCCCAGCTGCTACATGATTATGTAGCAGCCTTTCGGAGGGGACACAAGCTTACCCGGTTGGGAAGTACAGCGATTCGCCATCGCTCGCTTGATGCACGAGAACTGCTCGAATATTATGCAACAGGACAAACTGGCCTTGTCGCCGACCTCAAAGCCGCCCATTACGGTGACAAACGTCGGAAACGAATGCTTCGTTCGTGCAAACTCCTTATCGAGCCGGCACTTGAACTAGCCCGTGTTCTGGTCGCGCAACAAATTGAAGACGACGACCTCAATATTGGCTCTGACCTCTTCGAATTGGTACTTTCACGGTACGGTCCACGCTCGATCCCCTCGAGATACCAAACTCTCCACTGCGAAGTTGCCAATTTTCAGGCCGATTACCAGAGATTGCACGATCTTCTTAAGACCTACCAGGGAGTCCACTCCTCAGCCAAGACGGTACTTAAAATGAACCTACTACACCCAATCGTCCAAAAGACGGACGATTGGTCTGACTGGACTCATTCATTTGCCAAGATTATGCCGGCTACCACATATAATCTCGACCTTACCGTTGAAGGAGAGAATCTCGATCGGCTTACCGCGGAGCCTAGAAGTGATATCAACAGTGACGAACTGATTACTGTTATCGTCACCTGTTATCAGCCTAACCGGCAACTCCTTACGTCAGTTCGGTCGATCCTACGGCAATCATGGACAAGATTGGAAGTTCTTCTGATCGACGATGGATCCGGAAATGAGTACGACGGTATCCTAAATGAGTGCGCTGACCTCGACACGCGGGTTCGACTTATACGGCAGGCAGAGAACCGTGGCACGTATGCCGCCCGCAATCTAGGTCTTGATAAAGCACAGGGAACTTATGTCACATTTCAGGACTCCGATGATTGGTCACATCCGGAACGTATCGCCGTCCAGGTGTCGCAGCTAAAGAAAAGCGACAACCTCAAGCTGATTGCGGTCTACGCATTGAAGTTGCAAGGCAACCTCCTATATAAGCGCCTCGAGCGCCCTAAACGGGATTCCTGCTTTCCCAGCATGATGTTCCGCAAATCGGAGATCCAATCCGATATCGGCTACTTTCATGAACTTAGGAAGTCAGCTGACGGTGAATTTATTCGTAGGATTGAAGCGTATTATGGGGATGGTTCCGTCCGATTTGATTCCAATAACTGTCTCGTCATTATGAGGCAAGGTGACGGCTCCCTTTCCCGTTCCGACTTCGGCCCCGGTGGATGGATACACCCTGCTCGAGAAGCCTACCGCTTTTCTTATTCCTCATGGCACAGTCGTATCAGCAATAACGACGATTCACCGTACCTCCCCCGGGGAAAGGAACCAGAGCAGGTTCGCGCTACGTCGTATTTGCGGTCCAATCGTGGAGCGGAGAAAGGTGCGACACCCAAATACGACTATGTATGGGCCGGGGAATGGAGATACCTTGGCGGCCCTGCTAAATCGATGCTAGAGGAAATACGAACCTTGGCAGAGTCCGGTAAGCGACTGGGAATCATGCAGCTCGACGCCTATCGATTCGCTTCCTTGCATGTAAAACCACTATGCAAGGAAATTCAACGGCTAATAGACGACGGGACAGTCGAACGAGTTCTTCCGGCTGAAGAGGCCCAGATTCGAACTCTAGTCGTTCGATACCCACCAGTACTGCAATTTCAAAGATCTCGTCCATGTAACGTGACTGCCGATCGAGTATTTCTCTTGGCGAATCAACCACCTCGAGAACTAGATGGAAGCGACCTCCGCTACGTGGGCCGGCATTGTGCTGACAACGCCAAACGGATGTTTGGGACTGAAGCAGTATGGGTCCCGCAAGGACCAATGACTCGGCAGGCACTTCTCGACGACGGCACGATTCCATCGGATCGAATCGCCGACATAGACCTTCCCAGCATCCTGAACATCTCGGAATGGTATCTTCCCAGGAGCCGATTCCGAAACGACATCCCGGTTATCGGCCGTCACTCACGTGACAACCACACCAAATGGCCCGGGACTAAAGAGCAGTTGCTGAATGTTTACCCGGATTCACCTGAATTCGATATTCGAAGTATGGGAGGAACCAAATCCGCACGTCGTGTACTTGAGAGGGACACCATTCCTGCCAACTGGGTCTCGTTTGAATACGATGAGATGGCGATACAGTCGTTCCTCTATCAACTCGACTTTTGGGTGTACTTCCACCATGACATCCGTATCGAATCATTTGGCCGAGCAATTTTGGAAGCCATCACATCCGGATGTCTTGTCATTCTGCCACCACATTTCGAACCAACCTTTGGTGATGCGGCCGTGTACTGCGTTGAAGAAGACGTTATTCCGACAGTGCGAGAAATATACTCAGACTTTAATCGCTATCGTGAGCTCACTGAGCGAGCCATAGAGCATGTACGGAACACATTCAGCCATGAGAGCCATGTGGAGAGGCTTGAACTACTGGAAAAAAAGTACTGA